The following proteins come from a genomic window of Doryrhamphus excisus isolate RoL2022-K1 chromosome 12, RoL_Dexc_1.0, whole genome shotgun sequence:
- the LOC131139518 gene encoding uncharacterized protein LOC131139518, with the protein MFALLFLHVGNIATSAALSGVNLDCTNNYDRLMSCHFDAPNCTDYNVTLRSLDGYGEKYCLPVQCTSGKCCCSINMYLILYETHTASVRRGDKYVESKNISIKFSLKPNAPTIVSVKESNGNLRVAWRPNIEKAHIREQMRTIVTYRKKGYTKEVSEKSVVTADGLSYLEILSEHLEPSTTYVFTAQNILTWGSPHSDLSKEFEFTTSPARERLLVAVIVSLSLVAVIATSGAYGCYVKCRAKYWDSVIDHQKSKLLDLNPSEHEVLKPTPPIISSIYVEPPTPDDTKSWSKGSLLNSSIESLHQSSGIGNSPSSLSYTHTETADIILSVQEALRKALVTINPMSPSTDRPLTSSLPSTRLGPCCGEQFSGTCRCENKTKYSFIRPSDPTQIKTEQSQSGILCHSDYKETGSASACPDRQASACEDTVLPTVVSSYMLTDTSHQQGSRDSGRFSNYDASLSCSKTSLNGDVESRTGEGQENCKEMFVGSDDGSLPVSCNYQTFQSLRRHSDIAFADWKSHEKDDNLKNFGEKPIDDARKVEAQGFMLPRPQDSLPVDDAYRPFPSPVKLPGINVADQNCVEKTEDLNKILDKRLENTSKGDEVHRFMLPRPQDSLPVDGAYRPFLSPVNLPGIKVADQNCVEKTDHLNKILDKRLENASKGDEGLGSFMLASSLDSLPVDPRYQAFQSTKPVLPTVVTSYILTDTSHQQGPRDSGETPGSYKEIFVGADDGSLLVSCNYHTFQSLRRHSDITFADPKSSKKVENWEKSSEKQLEYANKGDKGHSLPVNIHYQAIPGYKIV; encoded by the exons ATGTTTGCCCTTCTTTTCCTTCATGTTGGAAATATAGCAACCTCAGCAGCTCTCTCCG GAGTGAATCTTGATTGCACCAACAACTATGACCGTTTGATGTCTTGTCACTTTGACGCTCCAAATTGCACCGACTACAACGTGACTCTGCGGAGCCTTGACGGTTATGG TGAGAAGTACTGTCTTCCTGTGCAGTGTACAAGTGGAAAATGTTGCTGCTCCATTAATATGTATCTGATATTATACGAGACTCACACGGCATCTGTACGTAGAGGAGATAAATATGTGGAGTCCAAAAACATCAGCATTAAATTCAGCT TAAAACCCAACGCCCCAACCATTGTCTCGGTGAAGGAATCAAATGGGAATCTTCGGGTGGCGTGGAGGCCAAACATTGAAAAAGCTCACATAAGAGAACAAATGAGGACAATTGTGACATATCGCAAAAAAGGATACACAAAAGAG GTGTCGGAGAAGTCTGTAGTAACTGCAGATGGGCTGAGTTATCTTGAAATACTTAGTGAACACTTGGAGCCGAGCACAACGTACGTGTTCACCGCGCAGAACATCCTGACGTGGGGCAGCCCGCACAGTGACCTCAGCAAGGAGTTCGAATTTACGACCT CGCCAGCACGTGAGCGCCTACTTGTGGCAGTCATTGTTAGCCTCAGTCTGGTGGCGGTCATTGCCACCAGTGGGGCTTACGGCTGTTACGTAAA GTGTAGAGCCAAGTACTGGGACTCGGTCATCGATCATCAAAAGTCCAAACTACTCGATTTAAATCCGAGTGAGCATGAG gttTTAAAGCCTACGCCGCCTATCATCTCATCTATCTATGTTGAGCCCCCCACCCCAGATGACACTAAATCATG GTCAAAAGGATCCCTACTTAACAGCAGCATCGAGAGCCTTCATCAAAGCAGTGGAATCGGCAACAGCCCCTCTTCTCTCAGTTACACTCACACGGAGACTGCTGACATCATCTTGAGTGTCCAGGAGGCGCTCAGAAAAGCCCTGGTGACTATCAACCCCATGTCACCATCAACCGACCGGCCCCTAACCAGTAGTCTACCGTCCACTCGCCTCGGTCCCTGTTGTGGCGAGCAATTTTCAGGAACATGCAGgtgtgaaaataaaacaaagtacTCCTTCATCAGGCCCAGCGACCCCACACAGATAAAGACCGAACAGTCCCAGTCTGGAATTCTGTGCCATTCTGACTACAAAGAAACAGGCAGTGCGTCTGCCTGCCCCGACAGGCAGGCATCAGCTTGCGAAGACACCGTGTTACCGACCGTGGTCTCGTCTTACATGTTGACTGACACATCTCACCAACAGGGCAGCCGAGACTCTGGGAGATTTTCAAACTATGACGCGTCCCTCAGCTGCAGCAAAACAAGCCTGAATGGAGATGTTGAATCCAGAACGGGAGAAGGACAGGAGAACTGTAAGGAGATGTTTGTTGGTTCTGATGATGGCAGTCTTCCAGTCAGTTGCAACTACCAAACGTTTCAGAGTTTAAGGAGGCACTCTGACATTGCGTTTGCTGACTGGAAAAGTCATGAAAAAGACGATAACTTGAAGAATTTTGGAGAAAAACCAATAGATGATGCAAGGAAAGTTGAAGCTCAAGGCTTCATGCTTCCAAGACCACAAGACAGTCTTCCAGTGGATGATGCCTACAGACCATTTCCGAGTCCAGTGAAGCTGCCTGGTATTAACGTTGCAGACCAGAATTGTGTTGAGAAAACAGAGGATTTAAATAAGATTCTTGACAAAAGATTAGAAAATACAAGTAAAGGTGATGAGGTTCACAGGTTCATGCTCCCAAGACCACAAGACAGTCTTCCAGTGGATGGCGCCTATAGACCATTTCTGAGTCCAGTGAATCTGCCTGGTATTAAGGTTGCGGACCAGAATTGTGTTGAGAAAACAGATCATTTAAATAAGATTCTTGACAAAAGATTAGAAAATGCAAGTAAAGGTGATGAGGGTCTTGGAAGCTTCATGCTTGCAAGTTCACTAGACAGCCTTCCAGTGGATCCCCGCTATCAAGCCTTTCAGAGTACCAAGCCAGTCTTACCAACCGTGGTCACGTCTTACATTTTGACTGACACATCTCACCAGCAGGGCCCACGAGACTCTGGGGAGACTCCGGGGAGCTACAAGGAGATATTTGTGGGTGCTGATGATGGCAGTCTTCTGGTCAGTTGCAACTACCACACATTTCAAAGTTTAAGGAGGCACTCTGATATTACATTTGCTGACCCCAAAAGTAGCAAGAAAGTAGAAAACTGGGAGAAGTCTTCAGAAAAACAATTAGAATATGCCAATAAAGGTGACAAGGGTCACAGTCTTCCAGTAAATATCCACTACCAAGCCATTCCGGGATACAAAATTGTGTAG
- the LOC131139859 gene encoding interferon regulatory factor 1-like → MRPAGRLRLKTWLEEQIESGKYPGVCWLDKSEKVFQIPWKHAARHGWSIDRDATLFRSWAMHTGRYHPDKQQADPKTWKANFRCALNSLPDVCELREHSRKSGRDAYRVYKMLPRTHARKRGLVCQQADSSTVQQQQWPPPSTTSSTDDASSSIPTQDTWEDLQEPEQAGCELMEHFSSTDPNSSQTWTQRGWRSQPLWDHWQCPGEDNLFSLHADTYSDLWSPNCSKEVSDWSIHQQTLTL, encoded by the exons ATGCGACCAGCAGGCCGCCTCAGGCTGAAGACGTGGCTGGAGGAACAGATCGAGTCTGGGAAGTATCCAGGAGTCTGCTGGCTTGACAAG TCAGAGAAAGTTTTCCAAATCCCATGGAAACACGCAGCTCGTCACGGCTGGAGTATCGACCGAGACGCCACTCTCTTCAGGAGCTGGGCCATGCACACAG GGCGATACCATCCAGACAAACAGCAAGCCGATCCAAAGACGTGGAAGGCCAACTTCCGCTGTGCTTTGAACTCTCTGCCTGACGTGTGTGAGCTGCGTGAGCACAGCAGGAAGAGCGGCAGAGACGCCTACCGAGTCTATAAGATGCTTCCCAGAACGCACGCACGCAAAAGAG GGCTTGTGTGTCAGCAGGCAGATAGCAGCACCGTGCAGCAGCAACAGTGGCCACCTCCGAGCACCACTTCATCCACAGATGATGCTTCTTCGAGTATTCCTACACAAG ACACGTGGGAGGACTTGCAGGAGCCGGAACAGGCTGGATGCGAG ttAATGGAGCACTTTAGTAGCACTGATCCAAACAGCAGCCAGACATGGACTCAAAGAGGATGGAGGTCACAGCCGCTGTGGGACCACTGGCAGT GTCCAGGTGAAGATAACCTCTTCTCTCTGCACGCAGACACCTACAGTGACCTTTGGTCTCCAAACTGCAGTAAAGAGGTGTCAGACTGGTCCATACATCAGCAGACATTAACGCTCTAA